Proteins from a genomic interval of Trifolium pratense cultivar HEN17-A07 linkage group LG6, ARS_RC_1.1, whole genome shotgun sequence:
- the LOC123891790 gene encoding uncharacterized protein LOC123891790 — protein MVEGYTINFEELLFDICSKEDRDIAGRAAALIWYIWQNRNAKVWSNTQSSPEQVGNHAFQLWKNWFDSLQIRKQTNQTRDGWIKINVDAGFFEHQGITTTTCCVRKSNGEFHAAQTGKYNSSVSILEGEGMAMLDVVELAILKL, from the exons ATGGTAGAGGGCTATACGATAAATTTTGAag AGTTATTGTTTGACATATGCAGCAAGGAAGATCGCGATATAGCTGGACGCGCTGCAGCACTCATATGGTACATATGGCAGAACCGGAATGCAAAAGTTTGGAGCAACACGCAATCCTCACCAGAACAGGTCGGGAACCACGCTTTCCAACTGTGGAAGAACTGGTTCGACTCTCTGCAAATTCGCAAACAGACAAACCAGACGCGCGATGGATGGATCAAAATCAATGTGGATGCAGGATTCTTTGAACACCAAGGTATTACCACTACAACCTGTTGTGTTAGGAAGAGTAATGGAGAGTTTCATGCTGCACAAACAGGAAAATATAACTCTAGCGTGTCAATACTTGAAGGTGAAGGAATGGCTATGTTAGATGTTGTGGAACTagctattctcaaactttag